A genome region from Deltaproteobacteria bacterium includes the following:
- a CDS encoding CarD family transcriptional regulator, with protein MQTTFKVGDKAVYPAHGVGEVTAIENREISGQNQTFYILRILDNGMKIMIPTSNVRQVGLREVIGPEKVNRVFEILREKGLSVDTTTWNRRYREYMEKIKTGSVFEVAEVLRDLYLLKTDKDLSFCELKLLDTARGLLIKELAVAQNCDEEEVEQEFKKIFSF; from the coding sequence ATGCAAACAACGTTTAAAGTTGGTGATAAAGCTGTATACCCTGCCCATGGCGTAGGTGAAGTTACTGCCATAGAAAATCGTGAGATCTCTGGGCAAAATCAGACCTTTTATATCCTGCGTATTCTCGACAATGGGATGAAGATCATGATCCCAACGAGTAATGTTCGTCAGGTGGGTTTACGTGAAGTTATCGGTCCAGAAAAAGTTAACAGAGTTTTTGAAATTTTACGTGAAAAAGGTTTGAGTGTAGATACTACGACTTGGAATCGACGTTATCGTGAATACATGGAGAAAATTAAAACCGGATCGGTATTTGAAGTAGCAGAAGTCTTACGTGATTTGTATTTGCTTAAGACTGATAAAGATTTATCGTTTTGTGAATTAAAGCTACTTGATACTGCTCGCGGTCTGCTTATCAAAGAGCTTGCAGTAGCTCAGAATTGTGATGAAGAAGAAGTCGAGCAAGAGTTTAAAAAGATTTTTAGTTTTTAA